One window from the genome of Nicotiana tomentosiformis chromosome 5, ASM39032v3, whole genome shotgun sequence encodes:
- the LOC138891937 gene encoding uncharacterized protein — MRKLFLDEEDMDCSAIVEEKEEEDLTIQIMEEGVVLKNWTIAPSGARRVPGQPAFYILFSIIITYLDEPMTVTCNETMQYKASDSEYLEDDIIPEEIMKKELMVMRDSDLLVHQVLGEWAVKNTKILPYLHCVQERIKRFTKIEFRHVLRIQNEFADALATLSSMIQHPDKNFIDPIPIGIHKQPAYCAHVEEEIDGNLWFHDIMEYIEKG; from the exons ATGAGGAAACTATTTCtagatgaagaagacatggactgcagtgcaattgttgaggagaaggaggaggaagaccttactatTCAAATCATGGaagaaggagttgttctcaagaactggactatTGCACCATCCGGGGCTCGCCGAGTTCCTGGGcagcctg ctttctacattctttttagcataattattacatatcttgatgaacctatgactgtgacatgtaatgagacaatgcaatATAAGGCCAGTGATTCGGAATATCTGGAAGacgatataatacctgaggaaatcatgaaaaaa GAGTTGATGGTAATGAGAGATTCAGATCTATTAGTgcaccaggttctaggagaatgggctgtgaagaacaccaaaatattgccatatttgcactgtgtacaagagcggataaagaggttcacaaagatagaattcagaCATGTTCtaaggattcagaatgagtttgcagatgcattagccactttgtcttccatgatacaacacccggacaagaatttcatcgatcctatcccaataggaattcataagcagccagcttattgtgctcatgttgaggAAGAAATTGACGGAAATCTGTGGTTTCACGATATCATGGAATACATAGAAAAGGGATAA